In a single window of the Papaver somniferum cultivar HN1 chromosome 8, ASM357369v1, whole genome shotgun sequence genome:
- the LOC113303358 gene encoding serine carboxypeptidase-like 35, which produces MAVYSCHYCIIQFLVLGFIISSSSSLVLGGRDVKNNAMNSEEQARESDRVTSLPGQPPVSFQHYAGYVKIREKDEKALFYWFFEAQENPSTKPLVLWLNGGPGCSSIAYGAAQELGPFLLRDKDSKITLNKFSWNKAANILFLEAPVGVGFSYTNKSSDLKELGDRVTADDSHAFLLQWFKRFPSFESHDFYITGESYAGHYVPQLSELIFERNKVASKETYINFKGFMIGNAVINDATDELGFIEYAWSHSIISDEVYHSIVKECDFKNGNQSTLCSAAVASFYQGYSDIDIYSIYTPKCIRDDDDEKQKRTHKLLTAFTQHDLWHKLPAGGGYDPCTDYYVEDYFNRKDVQRALHANLTNLPYPYTPCSGVIRKWNDSPDTVLPIIQKLLNAGLRIWIYSGDTDGRVPITSTRYSVNEMKLRVKEKWRAWFHRRQVAGWVTSYEGGLTLATVRGAGHQVPVFAPDQSLSLFSHFLSGKNLPPSRF; this is translated from the exons ATGGCTGTATACAGTTGTCACTACTGTATTATCCAGTTTCTTGTTTTGGGTTtcataatatcatcatcatcatcactagtTTTAGGAGGCAGAGATGTAAAGAATAATGCAATGAATTCTGAAGAGCAAGCAAGAGAATCTGATAGAGTAACAAGTTTGCCAGGACAACCTCCTGTAAGTTTTCAACATTACGCAGGATATGTCAAGATTCGTGAAAAAGATGAGAAAGCATTGTTTTATTGGTTTTTTGAAGCCCAGGAAAATCCTTCTACTAAACCTTTGGTTCTTTGGCTTAATGGAG GACCTGGTTGTTCATCCATAGCTTATGGTGCTGCACAGGAATTGGGTCCATTTCTACTGAGAGACAAGGACTCTAAAATTACTCTCAACAAATTCTCTTGGAATAAGG CTGCAAATATATTGTTCTTGGAAGCCCCAGTGGGAGTTGGATTTTCATACACAAACAAATCATCCGACTTGAAGGAACTTGGTGATCGAGTTACCGCCGATGATTCTCATGCTTTCTTACTCCAATGGTTTAAAAGGTTTCCCAGTTTTGAGTCCCACGATTTCTACATTACTGGAGAAAGTTATGCAG GACATTACGTTCCTCAGCTATCTGAACTCATTTTTGAAAGAAATAAAGTAGCCAGCAAAGAGACCTACATTAACTTCAAAGGTTTCATG ATCGGGAACGCTGTTATTAACGACGCGACTGATGAACTTGGGTTCATAGAATATGCTTGGAGTCATTCGATTATATCAGATGAAGTATATCACAGTATAGTTAAAGAATGTGATTTCAAAAATGGAAACCAATCTACCCTATGTTCTGCAGCAGTCGCGAGTTTCTACCAAGGCTATTCGGATATTGATATCTATAGCATTTATACTCCCAAGTGTATCAGAGACGACGACGACGAGAAACAAAAACGCACTCATAAATTACTAACGGCTTTCACCCAACAC GACCTCTGGCACAAATTACCAGCAGGAGGAGGGTATGATCCATGTACAGATTATTATGTTGAAGACTATTTCAATAGGAAGGATGTTCAGAGGGCCTTACATGCTAATCTCACCAACTTGCCCTATCCTTACACTCCTTGCAG CGGTGTAATAAGGAAATGGAATGATTCACCGGACACTGTTCTTCCCATCATTCAGAAGCTCTTGAACGCTGGTTTACGAATTTGGATTTACAG CGGGGATACGGATGGAAGAGTACCGATAACGTCGACAAGATACAGTGTGAATGAGATGAAACTGAGGGTGAAGGAAAAATGGAGAGCATGGTTTCACAGAAGACAAGTAGCAGGATGGGTGACAAGTTATGAAGGTGGGCTCACATTAGCAACAGTGAGAGGTGCTGGTCATCAGGTTCCGGTATTCGCGCCTGATCAGTCCCTTTCTCTCTTCTCTCATTTCCTCTCTGGCAAAAACTTGCCTCCATCTCGCTTCTAG
- the LOC113306148 gene encoding uncharacterized protein LOC113306148 yields the protein MPDLVDSLAKLIDIYRTRHNISASTEAAKEPDALDDDLVNAWAANLGDDGLWGKNAPAMSRVNEFLAGAGTDAPDVEEEHYTSRPSVSYDDMWAKTLLEPSEMEEEDARSYGSSSPKSTGSVETSMSSHFGGMNYPSLFSSKPSGLSLQHSDRSSGPAASRFSSPSYSTPSIYESPVSPVSGHTLSYKSSLHIMIKPKLIAFNLHKCSG from the exons ATGCCTGATTTGGTCGACTCGCT TGCGAAGCTTATTGACATATATCGTACCCGACACAACATAAGTGCATCAACTG AAGCAGCAAAGGAGCCGGATGCGCTTGATGATGACCTAGTGAACGCGTGGGCTGCAAATTTAGGTGATGATGGTTTGTGGGGAAAGAATGCACCAGCAATGAGCAGG GTAAACGAATTCCTTGCTGGCGCTGGAACTGATGCTCCAGATGTTGAAGAGGAGCATTATACCTCTAGGCCATCAGTTAGCTACGATGATATGTGGGCCAAGACACTTTTAGAACCTTCAGAGATGGAG GAAGAAGATGCAAGGTCATATGGGTCATCATCTCCCAAGTCGACAGGATCGGTGGAGACTTCTATGTCATCTCATTTTGGTGGCATGAACTACCCCTCTTTGTTCAGCTCAAAACCATCGGGATTGTCGTTGCAGCACTCG GATAGGTCATCAGGACCAGCTGCTAGCAGATTTAGCAGCCCTTCTTACAGTACTCCATCAATATATGAGAGTCCGGTATCTCCGGTCAGTGGCCATACTCTGTCATACAAGTCGTCTTTGCATATTATGATCAAACCAAAGCTAATAGCATTTAATCTGCACAAATGTTCAGGTTAG